A DNA window from Trichomycterus rosablanca isolate fTriRos1 chromosome 9, fTriRos1.hap1, whole genome shotgun sequence contains the following coding sequences:
- the LOC134320800 gene encoding nephrocan-like, with product MMLLVLLYTLLYPLSSFCHRACPEKCVCEQGASVQCFRVQAVPSGIPHGMRRLNLGYNHIREIKNRELSGLSGLEEVILTSCGVEQLDANAFRSQRSLRTLDLQKNKLRGVPRGLPSSLEILHLGHNRIHTLQESTLQGLRSLRQLNLQNNQITSLRANVLSPLVKLEHLYLEGNRIETIQGVLRLPVLHGFSLASNKISALPAAFFTSLQHLRTLDLSSNLLSKVPQTLPRSLIHLDLDGNQIRTLKSRDAAHLRHLSSLSASSNRLVSVDGGLRLPNLTMLELAGNELPALPSRLSAKLEKLDCGRNHIQEVTRQQLAGLRQLRHLFLESNTIRRFEPHALRDCVHLANLALEQNLLTAVPHGLPESLVRLDLKGNRISTIQEDDLRSLKRLQVLNLRNNRLHSLPSLSPLPKLKTLYLDGNVWNCTCQLLRIKQDLQARDVDVSADFCSEPVYSSVDMWHAYVMAQEKCEELTEESLTEGQIEHTDSEEYYDYEL from the exons ATGATGCTGCTGGTTCTCTTGTACACCCTGCTGTACCCTCTCAGCTCCTTCTGCCATCGCGCCTGTCcggagaagtgtgtgtgtgagcagggcGCCTCTGTGCAGTGTTTTAGGGTGCAGGCGGTGCCCTCGGGGATCCCTCACGGCATGAGGAGGCTCAACCTGGGATACAACCACATCAGGGAGATTAAG AACAGAGAACTGTCTGGCCTGTCCGGTCTGGAGGAGGTGATCCTGACCTCGTGTGGAGTGGAGCAGCTTGACGCCAACGCCTTCAGGTCTCAGAGGTCATTACGAACTCTAGACCTCCAGAAGAACAAGCTGCGTGGTGTTCCCCGTGGCCTCCCCTCCAGCCTGGAGATCCTCCACCTGGGCCACAACAGGATCCACACGCTGCAGGAGTCCACGCTGCAGGGCCTGAGGAGTCTGCGCCAACTCAACCTGCAGAATAACCAGATAACCTCGCTGCGCGCCAACGTCCTCTCGCCGCTCGTCAAGCTGGAACATCTGTATCTAGAAGGAAACAGAATCGAGACGATACAGGGCGTTCTCAGGTTGCCCGTTTTACACGGGTTCAGCCTGGCGAGTAATAAGATCTCTGCACTCCCGGCGGCTTTCTTCACATCACTGCAGCATCTCAGGACTTTAGATTTGTCCTCGAACCTGTTAAGCAAAGTCCCGCAGACCCTCCCACGATCGCTGATTCACCTCGACCTGGACGGAAATCAGATCCGGACGCTGAAAAGCCGCGATGCCGCCCATCTACGCCACCTTTCCAGTCTGTCCGCGTCCTCCAACAGGCTGGTGTCGGTGGACGGGGGCTTGAGGCTGCCCAATCTGACCATGTTGGAACTGGCGGGTAACGAGCTGCCAGCGCTGCCCAGCAGGCTGTCGGCAAAACTCGAGAAGCTGGACTGCGGGCGCAATCATATACAGGAAGTGACGCGCCAACAACTGGCCGGACTGAGGCAACTCAGGCATCTCTTTCTGGAGAGCAACACCATCCGACGGTTCGAGCCTCATGCTCTGAGAGACTGTGTTCACCTCGCCAACTTGGCACTGGAGCAGAACCTTCTAACTGCCGTTCCACACGG CCTTCCGGAATCATTAGTGCGCCTAGATTTGAAGGGCAACCGAATTTCCACCATTCAGGAGGACGACCTGAGGTCTCTAAAGCGTCTTCAGGTGCTGAACCTCCGCAACAACAGGCTCCACTCGCTGCCCAGTCTGAGCCCGCTTCCCAAACTGAAGACGCTCTATCTGGACGGGAACGTGTGGAACTGTACCTGTCAGCTCCTCCGAATCAAGCAGGACCTGCAGGCGAGGGATGTAGACGTGAGTGCAGATTTCTGCTCGGAACCCGTCTATTCGTCGGTGGATATGTGGCACGCGTACGTAATGGCGCAGGAGAAATGCGAGGAGCTGACGGAGGAATCGTTAACAGAGGGTCAGATCGAACACACAGACAGTGAGGAGTACTACGATTATGAACTTTAA